The DNA sequence TGTCTGTATCCCTTAGGAACTACAGGTGAAATGCTCAAGTTAAGTATTGAGGAAAGAAAAATAGTAGCAGAAACAATCATTGCAACAACAAAAGGAAGAGCTACAGTGTACATACATGTAGGATCTATGAGTACAGACACAACGATAGAGCTTGCAAAGCATGCCCAAGCTATAGGGGCAGATGGTATTGGGATAGTTACACCCGTCTTTTTCTATACCAATGAAAGAGAACTTGAAAATTATTTTGTGCAAGTTGCAAATAGCGTTTCGGAAGATTTTCCGGTATATCTCTATTCGATTCCACAGTGTGCAGCTAATGATATTTCAGTAGAACTATTACAGAAAATGATGACTAGATGTAAAAATGTAGTAGGGATTAAATATAGCTTTGGAGATTTTGTAAAAACACAAGAATACAGCTTGGTCAACGGGGGGGATGTTTCAGTGATGCATGGCTGTGACAGACTTTTTGCACCGCTTTTAACACTTGGTTGTGATGGCACTATATCTGGAATATCCTGTGTATATCCAGAACCTTTTGTAGCTGTTTATAAGGCTTTTAATGAAAATAATATTCCAGAAGCTAGACGGCTACAGAATATAGCTGCTACTTTTTGTAAGGTATTAAGAGGCGGTACGAATATGGCGTATTTTAAGTCTGCCTTAGAACATAGAGGAATAGCTGCAGGACATATGAGAAAACCATCTCTTAACTTAACATTAGACGAATTAACTGCATTTAAAAAAGAGCTTATCAAATTAGATGAATTATTAAAGGAGATATAAATATTAATTGCTATTAGTCTTTTTTCGGCACTCACCACATGGCTTCCAAGTATTTTAGGTTACTAAAGTAATACAATAAAAACCCGTTTTGGCTTAATGCTAAAACGGGTTTTTAGAATGACTAAATAGTATTTTTGCGATAATGACTAGGGGCTATGCCGTGGGTCTTGGTGAAAGCTTTAGAGAAACATAGTACATCACTATAACCTACAGAGCGGGCGATATCTCCTAGAGATAAAAGAGGGTTATGCATCAGTTCAACAGCTTTGTTCATTCTGTAATCAATTAAAAACTGCTGAGGGGATTTAGAGAGAAGCTCTTTAAATAAATGGCACAAATAGCTTCTGTCGAGTCCGATGTGGCGTGACAGTTCTGTAATAGTTATCTTTCTAGAGTAATTCCTTTCAATATACTGTATAGCTGTTTGTAAATAATATTCTTTACGGTCTCGGCGACTTGGCTGTGCCAAAGTTTGAGGACTGATTTCGATTAGTTCTGAGAGCAACGTATACAGGATGCCAAGCAGTCTTAGTTCTCTTCCTACTTTTAATTTTTGGGTTTCCAGCATTTCTTTAAAACAATGAGTGATATAACCTTCGCTTGCAAGCGATAAAATAGGTGTTTTTTGTGTAAGTCCTGCAGCTTCTAAATATCCTGCAGCTTTTAGCCCGTGAAAACCAACCCAAGCGTATGTCCAAGGATCAGATGCATCGGCTTCGTAAAAGGTAATGGCATCGGGGCAGATTAAAAAACCTTGGCCTTTTTCTAAAGTATAGATTGTGTTATTCGCATGAAAGGTGCCTTTGCCGCTTAAAACATAATGAATCAGAAAATGGTCTCTTACGGCAGGGCCAAAAGCATGGGAGGGCGCACAAGCTTCATAACCACATTGGTACATCATAAGATCAGTTAAGTTTAGTCGATTAACTTCTAAATGTAAAGACATAGTATTCCCCTTATCAAAAGATGTAACAGCATTATATCACATTTGGACATATAGAAGCTACATCTATCTATTTAACTTTTAGGGCAAATCACCTAAGATAATATTAAGGATCAAACAACATCAAATTAAAGGAGAGAGCATATGCCAAAAATTTGTTTTTTAGGAGCTGGCAGTACTATTTTTGCTAAAAATGTTTTAGGAGACTGTATCTATACGGAAGAGATTAAAGACCTCGATATTGTTCTGCATGATATTGATGAGAAAAGATTAGAAGAATCTAGGGTGCTTATAAGTTATATTATTAAAACCTCGGGCCGAGATGATGTTAAATTATCTTGTAGTTTGAATAGAAAAGAAGCATTAAAAGATGCGAAGTATGTAGTCAATGCTGTGCAAGTAGGCGGCTATGATCCTTGCACGATTACGGATTTTGAAATACCTAAAAAATATGGTCTAAGACAAACAATAGCAGATACATTAGGTATAGGGGGGATCTTTAGAGCACTGCGTACGATACCAGTTATGAAAGCTTTTGCGGATGATATGGAAGAAGTATGCCCGGATGCACTACTTTTAAACTATACGAATCCTATGGCAATGCTTACAGGGTATATGCAAAGTCATACTTCTATTAAGACGATAGGTCTTTGTCATAGCGTACAAGATTGTGCAGCTAGACTTTTAAAAGATGTAGATATGACAGAGTACATAGATCGGTGCAAATGGGAAATTGCAGGGATTAATCATCAAGCGTGGCTTCTTAAGATAACGGATCTTGAAGGAAATGATTTATATCCAGAAATTAAGAAACGGGCTTTATCAAGTGATATGAATGAGTTCAAAAAAACCGATCTTGTAAGACTGGATATGATGCATAAGTTTGGCTACTATATCACTGAATCCTCAGAGCATCTTAGTGAATATACCCCATGGTATATTAAATCTAACTATCCAGGTCTTATAGAAAAGTTCAATATTCCACTGGATGAGTATCCAAGACGTTGTGTAGAGCAAATAGAACAATGGGCTAAAGCGCAAGAAGAGCTTATGAATGATCCTAAACTAACACATGAAAAAACTTATGAATTTGCTTCTTATATTATAAAAGCTATGGAGACCGATAGTCCTTTTAGGGTACATGGCAATGTTTTAAATACAGGCCTTATCACTAACCTTCCACAAAATGCCTGTGTAGAAGTACCTTGTCTTATTGACAGAAATGGGGTTAACCCTTGTTTTGTTGGAGAGTTGCCAGAACAGTGTGCAGCGATTAACAGGACTAATATCAATGTACAGCTTCTTACTATCAAAGCGGCAGCAACGCTTGAAAAGAAATATATCTATATGGCGGCTATGCTAGATCCCCATACTGCGGCGGAGCTTTCTATGGACGATATTATCCAGATGTGCGACGACTTAATAGAAGCTCATGGAGACTGGATTCCTAAATATCAATAATAAGTAATAAAAACATATTGTTTTTTACTATGAGTATAGTATAATCAATATGAAATGAATAAACGGATGACAAAGAGGTCATTATGTCTTTTTAAAAAAGTCATAGTGGTCTCTTTATTATTCTAGGAGGTGTTTTTATAAGCGGAGTATGTAAAAAAATAAGTTGTTGATGCATATAAATATTATGTTGAAAGTTATTTGTAAGAGGAATATAATAAGGTTTGATTTAAATACATCAAAAAATTGGAGATGAAGTTTTATGCTATCGTATAAGTATTTATTTGACATTGCGCTTATTCTTATCAGCACTAAGTTACTCGGTTTATTAACCAGAAAGTTTCAAATGCCGCAGGTGGTAGGTGCTCTGCTGGCGGGATTGATTCTGGGACCGGCGATGTTAAATATCTTAAATGAAACTAATTTTATACAACAAATGGCTGAACTTGGCGTTATTGTGCTTATGTTTACAGCAGGACTTGAAACGGATATACAAGAATTGAAGAAAACAGGAAAGGCTTCACTTATCATTGCTTTAATGGGGGTGCTATTTCCACTTTTGGGAGGATTTGTTATTGCTAGTATATTCAATAAAGGTGATGGCATTAGTACTAATGCAATGATGCAAAATATATTTATAGGAATAATACTCACTGCAACTTCTGTGAGTATTACAGTAGAAACCTTAAAAGAACTAGGGAAATTAAGTACTCGAGCAGGTAATGCTATCTTAGGCGCGGCGTTGATAGATGATATTTTAGGGATTATTGGTGTTACTATTATTACCAGTCTTGCTGATCCTAGTCAATCGGTTAATATCTGGTTGGTACTCGCTAAGATTATTCTATTTTTTATCTGTTCATTAGGAATTGGCTTTATATTTTATAAGTTTTTTGCTAAATGGGTTAAAAGATATGATAAGGACTTAAGGCGGTTTATCATTGTGGCTTTTGTCTTTTGTCTACTTTTAGCTTTTGCAGCAGAAGAATTTTTTGGGGTTGCAGATATAACAGGTGCTTTTATTGCGGGACTTATTATTTCAAATACAGAACGAACCAAGTATATTGAAGCTAGATTTAACACTATGTCCTACATATTGCTATCACCAATATTTTTTGCAAGTATAGGAATTTCGATTGAGATGCCAAAGATGTCAGGAAACATTATATGGTTTACAATCCTCCTTCTTATAGCTGCTATTTTAACAAAAGTTATTGGATGTGGTATAGGTGCTAAACTGTGTAAGTATTCTAATAAGGAATCCTTAAGAATTGGTGTGGGAATGGTATCAAGAGGAGAAGTTGCACTGATTATAGCAAGTAAAGGGGCGGCGGTTGGACTTATGAGCGCTGCGATGTTTGGGCCGGTAGTTGTGATGGTTGTGGTAACAGCTATCATTACACCTATTCTTTTGAAAATAGTTTTTAGAAAAAATAACAATCACCCAGGCAGTCATGAGGAAGTAAATAGTGAGCTCGTTAAGAGATATGGACAAAACTTTGAGTTTAGCAGCTGAATAGGTTAAATCTTAAAGTGTGAAATCTATACTACAATAAAAATAAAAAAGAGTTAATCCAGTCTGCCTTTAATATTTGATGAGGCAGACTATTTAATTTAACATCTATAGATCTATTTGAAAAGCAGTTGGGATTATAAAGGGGATTTAGTGTGTATAATGAGAGATAAAGATTACCATAATAAGTGTATAGACTCCTATTATAAAGATTGGGAGTTTTTTTCTGCATAATAGTATAGAGAAACAACATAATGATTTCACATTACATATTATTGTGAGTAACTAAAATTAAGAAATGTGAAAGCTATATTAAAAGAGGGGCGTATATGATAGAGAATGATCAGCGAGATAAAAGAAACTTAATGAAAGACGTAACTTTCCAAAAAGAAGATTTTAAACTATTCGCTAATAGTATACTATGTCTTGTCATTGCATTTTTGGTTTTAGTAATGATAGAGTCATTTCAAAGAGGCGTGCAAGAAGCTTTAAACTTCATAAGTGAATATAAAACGACAGCACTGCTGAATTATCTCATACTTCTTATTACCATTGCTCCTGCAATGATGATAAAACGTGTGAGTTTTTTGAGCTTGCTGCTTAGTCTGCCGTGGTGCATACTTGCGGCTATGAGTGTTATGCTTATGAGATTCAGAGGAGTACCCCTGATATGGGCAGATTTTAATAGTGTAAAAGAAGGGGCGGCTATTGCGAAGGAGTATGTCTCTTTTGAACTGATCGTTCAAATAAGTTTAGGTGCAGGTATAATACTTTTAATATTGATAAGTTCTTACTTTATTAAATTTAAAACATATGAAGTAAGTTGTATAAAAAGGTTTTTAGTATGTATAGTGCTCATAGGTATAGGGTTTTTAGGAAGAAGTTATCTGATGCAATTTAGGGCTGGGCAGGAACATAAATGGGAGATAGCAACTTTATATAAAAGAAATGGATTTATTCATTCTTTGAGCAAATCATGCCTATATACAATGAGAAGGAAACCCAGTGATTATTCTAAAGAAGGTATTGAAGCTGTAATAAGTTATATAAATAAGAGCCAAAAGGATAATTTTAATAGTAGAGAGATAGCAGAAAGTGCCAAAAAGCCTAATATAATTATGGTTCAGTTAGAAGGTTTTTTCGATCCTACTGCTATAAAAGAAACATACTTTAATGAAGATCCTATCCCTTATTTTAGAAAATATTTTAATGAAGGCTATAGTGGCCTTTTACAAGTTCCTACCATAGGAGGAGGCACAGTAA is a window from the Cellulosilyticum sp. I15G10I2 genome containing:
- a CDS encoding dihydrodipicolinate synthase family protein, which translates into the protein MKKLHGVTTAMVTPMDEMGRVNLEGVKQLTNFLIEKGVDCLYPLGTTGEMLKLSIEERKIVAETIIATTKGRATVYIHVGSMSTDTTIELAKHAQAIGADGIGIVTPVFFYTNERELENYFVQVANSVSEDFPVYLYSIPQCAANDISVELLQKMMTRCKNVVGIKYSFGDFVKTQEYSLVNGGDVSVMHGCDRLFAPLLTLGCDGTISGISCVYPEPFVAVYKAFNENNIPEARRLQNIAATFCKVLRGGTNMAYFKSALEHRGIAAGHMRKPSLNLTLDELTAFKKELIKLDELLKEI
- a CDS encoding AraC family transcriptional regulator, yielding MSLHLEVNRLNLTDLMMYQCGYEACAPSHAFGPAVRDHFLIHYVLSGKGTFHANNTIYTLEKGQGFLICPDAITFYEADASDPWTYAWVGFHGLKAAGYLEAAGLTQKTPILSLASEGYITHCFKEMLETQKLKVGRELRLLGILYTLLSELIEISPQTLAQPSRRDRKEYYLQTAIQYIERNYSRKITITELSRHIGLDRSYLCHLFKELLSKSPQQFLIDYRMNKAVELMHNPLLSLGDIARSVGYSDVLCFSKAFTKTHGIAPSHYRKNTI
- a CDS encoding alpha-glucosidase/alpha-galactosidase, with amino-acid sequence MPKICFLGAGSTIFAKNVLGDCIYTEEIKDLDIVLHDIDEKRLEESRVLISYIIKTSGRDDVKLSCSLNRKEALKDAKYVVNAVQVGGYDPCTITDFEIPKKYGLRQTIADTLGIGGIFRALRTIPVMKAFADDMEEVCPDALLLNYTNPMAMLTGYMQSHTSIKTIGLCHSVQDCAARLLKDVDMTEYIDRCKWEIAGINHQAWLLKITDLEGNDLYPEIKKRALSSDMNEFKKTDLVRLDMMHKFGYYITESSEHLSEYTPWYIKSNYPGLIEKFNIPLDEYPRRCVEQIEQWAKAQEELMNDPKLTHEKTYEFASYIIKAMETDSPFRVHGNVLNTGLITNLPQNACVEVPCLIDRNGVNPCFVGELPEQCAAINRTNINVQLLTIKAAATLEKKYIYMAAMLDPHTAAELSMDDIIQMCDDLIEAHGDWIPKYQ
- a CDS encoding cation:proton antiporter; the encoded protein is MLSYKYLFDIALILISTKLLGLLTRKFQMPQVVGALLAGLILGPAMLNILNETNFIQQMAELGVIVLMFTAGLETDIQELKKTGKASLIIALMGVLFPLLGGFVIASIFNKGDGISTNAMMQNIFIGIILTATSVSITVETLKELGKLSTRAGNAILGAALIDDILGIIGVTIITSLADPSQSVNIWLVLAKIILFFICSLGIGFIFYKFFAKWVKRYDKDLRRFIIVAFVFCLLLAFAAEEFFGVADITGAFIAGLIISNTERTKYIEARFNTMSYILLSPIFFASIGISIEMPKMSGNIIWFTILLLIAAILTKVIGCGIGAKLCKYSNKESLRIGVGMVSRGEVALIIASKGAAVGLMSAAMFGPVVVMVVVTAIITPILLKIVFRKNNNHPGSHEEVNSELVKRYGQNFEFSS